Proteins encoded by one window of Gemmatimonadaceae bacterium:
- the lpdA gene encoding dihydrolipoyl dehydrogenase — MASYDVIFLGGGPAGYVGAIRCAQLGLSTAVVEREGLGGTCVLWGCIPAKALLESASLANKVRHADDFGVKIGGEIGFDYNVAMKRSRGVSNQNSKGVEFLFKKNKVTWIKGTGKIVKASAGAAATLSVKGADGKEEKHDAKKALVVATGSRVRGLPQIGLELNKSTVISSDEALTLERAPKSIAIVGAGAIGCEFADVFNAFGSDVHLLEALPAILPLEDADCSAELQRAFKKRKINVTTGAKISNVKVGKSSVSLSVEASGAKQDLTVDQVLVAAGRAPNVEDIGLKELGVQLTDRGFIKVDTTTYQTSVKGIYAIGDVIGAPMLAHKGSREGHILAELLAGQHAHALNYGNIPNATYCHPEVASIGLTEQQCKDKKLEYKVGKFPFSANGRARTSGETEGFVKIIRDAKYGEILGAHIVGAHATEMIHELAVARENEFTVEEIDLAIHAHPTLSEAVAEAALDSLGKMIHA, encoded by the coding sequence ATGGCCTCGTACGACGTCATCTTCCTCGGCGGCGGCCCCGCCGGATATGTCGGCGCCATCCGCTGCGCCCAACTCGGACTCTCCACCGCCGTCGTCGAGCGCGAAGGGCTCGGCGGTACCTGCGTGCTCTGGGGATGCATCCCGGCCAAGGCGCTGCTGGAGAGCGCATCGCTCGCCAACAAGGTGCGGCATGCCGACGACTTCGGGGTGAAGATCGGCGGGGAGATCGGGTTCGACTACAACGTGGCGATGAAGCGTTCGCGCGGCGTGTCGAACCAGAACTCGAAGGGGGTCGAGTTCCTCTTCAAGAAGAACAAGGTCACCTGGATCAAGGGGACGGGAAAGATCGTGAAGGCGAGCGCCGGCGCCGCCGCCACGCTCAGCGTGAAGGGTGCCGACGGCAAGGAAGAGAAGCACGACGCGAAGAAGGCGCTGGTCGTCGCGACCGGCTCGCGCGTGCGCGGCCTTCCGCAGATCGGGCTCGAACTCAACAAGTCGACCGTCATCTCCTCCGACGAGGCACTGACGCTGGAGCGCGCGCCGAAGTCGATCGCCATCGTCGGCGCCGGCGCCATTGGCTGCGAGTTTGCCGACGTCTTCAACGCCTTCGGCAGCGACGTGCACCTCCTCGAGGCGCTCCCCGCGATCCTCCCCCTCGAGGACGCCGACTGCAGCGCCGAGCTGCAGCGCGCCTTCAAGAAGCGGAAGATCAACGTCACCACCGGCGCGAAGATCTCCAACGTGAAGGTCGGAAAGTCGAGCGTGTCGTTGTCGGTCGAGGCTAGCGGTGCAAAGCAGGACCTCACCGTCGACCAGGTGCTGGTTGCCGCCGGGCGCGCACCGAATGTGGAGGACATCGGGCTCAAGGAACTCGGTGTGCAGCTGACGGATCGCGGCTTCATCAAGGTCGACACCACGACCTACCAGACGTCGGTGAAGGGGATCTACGCCATCGGCGACGTGATCGGCGCCCCGATGCTCGCCCACAAGGGATCGCGCGAGGGGCACATCCTGGCCGAGCTCCTCGCCGGGCAGCACGCGCACGCGCTCAATTACGGCAACATCCCCAACGCCACCTACTGCCATCCGGAAGTCGCCTCCATCGGACTCACGGAGCAGCAGTGCAAGGACAAGAAGCTCGAGTACAAGGTCGGCAAGTTCCCCTTCTCTGCGAACGGGCGCGCGCGCACGTCCGGCGAGACCGAGGGCTTCGTGAAGATCATCCGCGACGCCAAGTACGGGGAGATCCTCGGCGCGCACATCGTCGGCGCGCATGCCACGGAGATGATCCACGAGCTGGCTGTGGCCCGGGAGAACGAGTTCACCGTCGAGGAGATCGACCTGGCCATCCACGCCCACCCAACGCTGTCGGAGGCGGTGGCCGAGGCCGCGCTCGATTCGTTAGGCAAGATGATACATGCGTAG
- the lipB gene encoding lipoyl(octanoyl) transferase LipB gives MRSGTGDGNARLSESRGETGEGRAERAPLSFPEATGTTATPTPTPAPPPREPQRGEHSRLPSPVPRPLFLVDAGHLPYGQALELQRAVARARISGALTNDVLLFVEHPSVITLGRSSKDGHLVASDALLAARGVERFEVDRGGDVTYHGPGQLVGYPILDLKEHRQDLHWYLRQLEEALIVALRTFGIEGARSTGYTGVWVGDRKIASIGVHARDWVTWHGFALNVTTDLSYFDLIVPCGIPNVVMTSVEREQAAGTGAVGPAPGAAPGALLPRVADAVATSMGTVFSRAVIRHPLESLLGSLQALERSA, from the coding sequence ATGCGTAGTGGGACGGGCGACGGGAACGCTCGCCTCAGCGAAAGCAGGGGGGAGACGGGAGAGGGGCGCGCGGAGCGCGCCCCTCTTTCGTTTCCGGAAGCGACGGGCACCACCGCCACCCCCACCCCCACCCCCGCCCCGCCCCCCCGCGAGCCGCAACGCGGCGAGCACTCCCGTCTCCCGTCTCCCGTCCCCCGTCCGCTTTTCCTCGTCGACGCCGGCCACCTGCCCTACGGTCAGGCGCTCGAGCTGCAGCGCGCCGTTGCCCGCGCACGCATCAGCGGCGCGCTGACCAACGACGTCCTCCTCTTCGTGGAGCACCCGAGCGTCATCACGCTCGGGCGCTCGTCGAAGGATGGCCACCTCGTGGCCTCGGATGCGCTGCTGGCCGCGCGCGGTGTGGAGCGATTCGAGGTGGACCGCGGCGGCGACGTCACCTACCACGGACCGGGACAGCTCGTCGGTTATCCCATCCTCGACCTCAAGGAGCACCGGCAGGACCTGCATTGGTACCTGCGGCAGCTCGAGGAGGCGCTCATCGTGGCGCTGCGCACCTTTGGGATCGAGGGGGCGCGGAGCACCGGCTACACCGGCGTATGGGTGGGCGACCGGAAGATCGCGTCGATCGGCGTACACGCACGCGACTGGGTCACCTGGCACGGCTTTGCCCTCAACGTCACCACCGACCTGTCGTACTTCGACCTCATCGTCCCCTGCGGGATCCCCAACGTGGTCATGACCTCGGTGGAGCGCGAACAGGCTGCCGGCACGGGAGCGGTTGGCCCGGCGCCAGGCGCAGCGCCAGGCGCGCTGCTGCCGCGCGTTGCGGACGCTGTCGCCACCAGCATGGGGACGGTCTTCTCGCGCGCGGTCATCCGCCACCCGCTCGAGTCGCTTCTGGGGTCGCTGCAAGCGCTGGAACGCTCCGCGTGA